From the Streptomyces sp. SN-593 genome, the window CTGTCGGCACGGGAGTGGTACGCGAGTGAGTTGGCGTACCGGCGGCGGCAGTCGGGGATGAGCCTGGTGCAGCTCGCCGAGTTGTGCCTGTACGAGCAGTCGTACCTGCACCGCCTGGAGCGGGGGCAGCGGCTGGGGACCGTGGAGGCGGCCGCCGCGCTGGACCGGGTGTACGGCACCGGGGACCTGCTGGTGCGGCTGTGGCACCTGGCGAAGCGGGAGGCGAAGGAGCGCCCCTTCCTGGGGCTGGCGCCGTTGGAAGCGGTCGCGGCCTGCATCCAGGAGTACGCGATCAGCGCGGTCCCCGACCTGCTCCAGACCCGCGCCTATGCGGAGGAGCAGGTGCGGGCCGCGCGGCCGGGCAGCGCCGAACAGGTGGAGGCGCGGGTAGCGGCGCGGCTGACGCGGCAGGAACGGCTCACCGACCCGGACCCGTTGCACTACCGGGCGCTGATCGACGAGGCCGTGCTGCGGCGCGGGGCGCGGGACCGGCAGACGTGGACGGAGCAGGTGGAGCATCTGATCGAGGCCGCGCAGTGGCCGGACGTGTTGCTCCACGTGGTGCCGTTCGGTGCGGGACCGCAGCGGCTGCCCGGTTCCCTGGAGTTGATCTACTTCTCCCACGGGCGCACGGTGGCGTACTCGCAGAGCAGTTGGAGCGGTCACTTCGCCGACGAGCCGGAGGAGGTCGAGCCGTTGCGGCTGGCGTACGACGTGGTGCGCGACGCGGCGCTGACCCCGGTGGAGTCGCTGGCATTCCTGCGCACCGTGCTGAGCGAGCACACCGGGAGCACCGCGGCGGAGGGTGGTACGGCGTCGTGAGCGCTGACACGGTGGTCGCCGTTGCGGCCTTACGCACGTCCGGCCCGGCGCGCACGTGGCGGATCTCCACGTCCAACGGCATCACGGCGTACGGGTACCTGCCGGCGTGGGCGCATGAGGACCCGAGCACGAGCGACGTCGATCCCGGGCTGCTCAACGTGACGCTGGCGGACGTCCTGCACTACTTCCACTTCGTGGACGTCACCGGCCCCCTTGCCGGTCCGGAGTACGACGCCGACGACCCCGGGTACGTGCCGTTCTTCTGCTCCGTCGAGTGCCGACCCCACGCCGAAACCGCACAGGATCGGGACGACGGTCCGCTCTTCCCCGTCCTGAACGTCCAGATCACGCGTGACGACACGGTCACGTGCCAGGACCCGGCCGAACTCGCCGCGCTCGTCGCGCGTTTACGTGCCTGCACCGACTACCTCGACCACCACGTCCGCCCCGCCTTCACCGCCATCCGCGAGGACTGGGACACCCGCCACCGCACGCCGACGGAACCGGCCACGTGAGCGGAGGGAGAAAAGACGACGGTCCTCGATCGGCCCGGCGCCGTCCAAGGCGGCTCAACCACGAACCGGAAGCGGTGTGTTGGGCGAGGCGGAAAGCCGGCCTGACCAAGCGGGGCCTGGCCGCCGCCGTGGGGATCTCCGAACAGTTGATGGGCGAGATCGAGTCCGGCTGGCGCAACGCCACCCCGCCCACCCTGGCCAAGATCGCGGCAGCCCTCAACTGCCCCCTGGTGGCCCTGGAACGCAAGCGCCCCTGGTCATAGGCGGATCGTCCCGTCCAAGCAGCTCCCGGACGGGACGGTCCGGTCGTTCCCGGGAGGACGACCCCGCACCCGCACCCGCGGGTTCGTACGGGCGCACGGGTGGCACCGATCGCGGGGAGCGGTTCAGCGGGGGGTCCGTACGGCGGGGGCGAAGCGCAGCGGGGTGCCGGGGGCGGCCTGGGCCGCGGCGGGGAGCGCCGCGGCGGGGACGACACCGATGACCGGGTAGCCCCCGGTGGTGGGGTGGTCCGCGAGGAAGACGACCGGCCGCCCGTCCGGGGGGACCTGGACGGAGCCCGACACCATTCCCTCGCTGGGGAGTTCTTCGTGCCGCAGCCGTTCCACGGGCGGCCCGAGCGTGCGCAGGCCGATCCGGTTGGATGCGGGGGACACCGTGTAGCGGCCGCGGGCGAGGGCGCCCACCGCGCCGGGCGCGAACCAGTCCGCGCGCGGCCCCGGCAGCAGCGGAAGCACCACCTCGGCGCCGATCCCGCCGTACGGCAGTACGTCCCCTGTGTACGGCGGCGGGCCGAACCGGCTCTCGCCGAGGGGGAGTCGGGCGCCGTCGGACAAGGGCGCCGGCCCCAGCCCCGACAACAGGTCGGTCGCACGGCTCCCCAGCACCGCGGGCACGTCGAGCCCCCCGGCGAACGCGACGTAGGCGCGTACGCCCCGCTCCGCCGTCCCCACGTCGAGGACCGCACCGGCGGGCACCCGCACCGGGACGCCCCAGGCGGCGGGGCGGCCGTCCACCCGGACCGGGCACGCGGCGCCGGTCACCGCGACGACGACAGGGCACGAGGCGCGCACCGCGCAGCCGTTCACCGTCGTCTCCAACCCGGCCGCGGCACCGGGGTTGCCGACGAGGCGGTTCGCCAGCAGGTGGGCCGCCCGGACCAGGGCGCCGGAGGCGGGCACCCCGAGATGGGCGTACCCGGGCCGGCCGAGGTCCTGGACGGTGGTCAGGGCGCCGGCACGTTCGACGGTCAGCACGGCGCCGCTCACCGCCCGGCCGCCGGTGCCGCGGCGGGTCCGACCGCGTCCTCGGCGGTGAAACGGACCGCGGTGCCCGGCGCGAGCAGCGCCGCGGGGTCCCGGCCGGCGTCCCACAGCACCGCGTCCGTCGTCCCGATGATCTGCCAACCACCCGGCGACGCCCGCGGATAGACCCCCGCGTACGGTCCGGCGAGGCCGACGGAGCCCGGTGGCACGGACGTTCGCGGGCTGGCCCGGCGCGGCACCGCCAACTCCGGCGGCAGACCCGTGAGATACCCGAAGCCGGGGGAGAACCCGCAGAACGCCACCCGGAAGGCGGTCCCCGTGACGGTCGCCGCGACGTCCGCCGGCGACATGCCCCACCGGTCCGCGACCTCCGCCAGGTCCGGTCCGTCGAAGCGGACGGCCAACTCGACCGCACCCGTGGCGGCGGGCGCCAGCGGGGGCACCCGCCAGCGCACCACGTCCGCCGCGAACGCCCGCGGGTCGGCGAGCCCGTCGACCAGCACCGTACGGGCCGCGGGGACCACCTCCGTCACCATTCCCAACTCGCCGGCCGCGCGCCGCCGTTCCAGCTCCGCGTGCAGGGCCTGGGCCTGCTCCCCGTCCGCCACCTCGACCAGGACGGCCGCCTCTCCGGCAGGCAGCGCGCGGATCGCGGGCGCGCCTCCGCCGCAGACGTCCCCCGGACCCGTAGCAGCGCCGTCCCCCGATCCCGCGCCCGTACCGGAGCCGGCGGCCCCACCCACGCCGCCCGTACCCGATCCCGTACCCGGGCCGGCACACGCGCCCGTACCCTCGCCCGTCCTCATGCGAACGCCTCCATCCGCAGCCCCGCTCCCTCCAGGGCCGCGCGCACCCGGGCCGCGAGGCGTGCCGCCCCCGGCGTGTCGCCGTGCACGCACAACGAGCGCGCCGCCACCTCCACCACCTCCCCGCCCAGCGCCGTCACCCGGCCGTCGCGGGCCAGTCCGACCGAACGGGCCACCACCGCGTCCGCGTCCTCGACCACCGCGCCCGGCTCGCGCCGCGACACCAGGGTGCCGGCGCCGGTGTACGCGCGGTCCGCGAACGCCTCGGGCACCGCGGCCAGTCCGGCCCGCCCGGCCGCCGCCAGCAGCCGCGAACCCGGCAGCCCCAGCACCGGCAGTGCGCCCGCGAGCCGGACACCGGCCACCACCGCCTCGGCCTGCTCCTCGTCGTGCACCGCCCGGTTGTACAGGGCGCCGTGCGGCTTCACGTACGCCACCACCGCGCCCTCCGCCCGCGCGAACACCTCCAGCGCGCCGATCTGGTAGGCGACCTCCGCGGCCAGTTCGTCCGCGGGCACGTCCATCGCGCGCCGCCCGAAACCCGCCAGGTCGCGGTAGGAGACCTGGGCGCCGATCCGCACCCCGCGCTCGGCCGCCCGCCCGCACACCCGCCGCATCGTCGCCGGGTCGCCCGCGTGGAAGCCGCACGCCACGTTCGCACTCGTCACCACCGACAGCAGCGCCTCGTCGTCGGTCAGCCGCCAGCGGCCGAAGCCCTCGCCGAGGTCGGCGTTGAGGTCGATCGCGCCTCGCGCCACCGCTGCCTGCGCCATGATGATCCGCCCGGGTCCGTCGCCTCGCATCGGCCCGCCGATGCCCGTGGGACGATCATGGCAGCTCGCCCGGGCACGAGTCGCGCACCGCCCGCCCCGTACGCATCCGTGCCGTTTCGTGAGTTGTCGGTGGCACCGCCTAGTGTGGGGGCGTGACCACGACCGTCCCGCACCTTCCGCCGCAGCAGTCGCGGCAGCGGCCGCAGCCGCTGCCGGGTGCGTCGCGCCCCGCGCCGGGGCCGGCGGCCGACGAGGGGCTGGCCCGCCGGCTGCGCGCGCTCGCCTGCACCGCGCCGCTGCACGACCTCGACACCCGCAAGGCGAACCTCGCCGGGGCGTACTCGGTGTACGCGATGGCCGAGGTGGCGCTGGCCGCGATCGACCTGGTCACCCTCAACATGGACTTCGACACCGGCGCCGACCACGACCAGATAGTGGCCAGGCTGCTGCCCCGCGTCGCCGCCCAGGCCCCCGCGCGTGCCCACGCCGAGCACGAACGCGTGGCCCGCTGGGTGCTGGAGAACCTGATCAACGTCGGCAGCGCCGACCGCGGGTTCCGCGCCGTCTACGGCACGTTCGGCGCCGACGGCGCCTACGTCCGGCGGGACTACGACTTCAAGCTGATCGAGGAGGTCGCCGGCCCCGGCGGCGGCGTGTACCTGCGCACCACCGACGAGGCGGTCAACGTCCTGGTCGGCGCGCTGGACACCGACGTCACCAGCGCGCAGATCGCCGCCGAGGTCAAACTCGAGGTGCTGATCAGCCGCGGCCGCCTCGCCGACGCCCAACTCGCCGCCGAGCAGGCCCGCTACCGCACGGTGCAGTACGCCGAGACCCTGCGCCGCACCCTGGAGGCCACCCGGCGCAACGTCCGGGCGGTCGACTGGCTGCGCCAGGTCCCCGACATGATCGCCGAGGCGCTGGACCACGTCGCCGACCGTTACCGGCACGAGAACGCGATCCTCACCAACATCCGCAAGGCGCGCGACGAGGCGGAGGAGCCCGAGCACAAGCGGCGCGCCGCCGAGCTCGTGGACATCGTCAAGGACTGCATCCGCCGCCACACCCAGCTGCAGTCCCGGCTGCTGGAGGCCGGGCCGCTCTTCCGCGCCGAGCAGGACCGGCAGGCGTTCGCCGCGCCCCCCGCCCGCGCCGGACTCGACCTGTACGGCCAACTCGTCGCTCCGCTGCTGCCGCTGCCGGTCGAGCAGGCGTCCCGCGTCACCGACGCGTTCTTCGCCCGCGGCACCGGCCTGCGCACTCCCGGCGCCGTACGCGTCACCGACCTGGTCGACCTGCTGCTCACCCCGCCGGTCGAACGCGACCACCTGGGCGCCGAGATGCCCGAGCCGGACCTCGTCGCCACCCCGGACGACTCCCGGTTCAGCGACGAGCAACTGGAGTCCGCGCTCGCCCTGCTCGACCTGCCGCACGACGCCCCGCGCCGGCTGTCGGGCCTGCTCGCCGAAGCGCGCCGCCAGGACCCGGACCTGCCCTACCTGGTCGCGCTCCTCGCCATCCACGCCGCGTCCCCGCCGGTCGGCACGGCCCACCGCCAGGGCGAACCCCGGCTGCTGTTCGCCGTGGACGACGGCACCGTGCTCGACGACTCCGAGTTCGGCGGCGCCGACCTCGTCCTGGGCACCGCCCGGCTCACGGGGGGCGCCGCCCATGAGGGCTGACCGCGGCCGCCGCCCGGCCCCGGCCAACGGCGCGGCCGGACCCCGTACCGCCCTCCGGCCCCCGGCCGCCCCCGGGTCCTCCTCCGCCATCGACCACCCCCGGCACCAGAAGGAACGCACCACGTGATCACCGATCGGCAGGACGACACCCGGGAGCCCGGCGAGCCGGACGCGCCGGCCCCGATCGTGCCCGGCGACGTCGCGGACGCCGCCCGCCTGGTCGGGTTCGGTCTCCAGCCCAAGCTGGTCCCGGCCCGGGACGTGGAGTACGCGGAACTGGTCCGCCGCCACCGCGACGACCCGGCGTTCGCCCGGCTCGCCGACGCCGTGGCGGCCGGGCTCGGCCTCGTCGTCCTGGAGGTGTCGCCGCGGGCGGGCATGGCCGTCGCGGCAGGCGAGGACTCGGTCTTCGCGGTCCGGATGGGCGACTACGCCCGCCGCGCCGCGTCCGACTCCGGTGACCGCTTCCTGCACGGCCTCGCCCACCTCGCCGCGGCCGCGCTCGCCTTCCCCCGCCCCGAGGACCTGGCCGACGACGGATACGTCGGCCGGATCACCGTGCACGGCGTGGACGCCTTCGTCCGGCAGGCGTGCCGCCGGCTGGAGGAGCGCGCCGACGAGAGCGGCGAGAACACCGACCCGGCCAGCGACGCCCCGGGCCTGGAAGCGGCCTGGCGGGTCTACACCCGGCGCAGCGCCACCGGGGCCACCAAGGACGCCCGGCGCCTGGCGAGTTCGACCACCGGCATCATCGGCAAGGCGGTCGCCTTCCTCGTCGACTCCGGCTTCCTGCACCGTACGGGCGACGAGTCCGGCGGCACCTACCGCACCACCGCCCGCTATCAGCTCCAGGTGCGCGACATGGCGGGCAGCGCCGCCATGGCCGAACTCCTCGAACTCGGCGTGGTGCCGGTCGGCGACGGCACCGCCACGCTGGTCCCCGCCGCCGACGGGGAGGCCGCGGACCTCGTCGCGGACGCGGGGCTGCCCTTCCACGCCGCCACCTGACCGCGGCCCGGACCGCGGCCCGCCCGTCCGCGGCCCGCGCCCGCATCCGGCCGGCGCCCCGGCCCGCATCCGCCCACCCACCGAAGCCCCGACCACGAAAGCCCCCCGCATGTACGAGCTCTCCCGACTGCGCCTCTACTCGATCGGGCCGGCCGGCGCGCGGTACGCCGACACCGTTCTCGACCTGCGCGGGGTCGGCGAGCCCGTGCCCCAGCCCGCGCCCGCGCAAGGGGACTTCTTCACCGACGAGCCGACCGGACCGCCGCGCCGCCCCGCCCCCGCCGGCGTCCTCTTCCTGGAGAACGGCGGCGGCAAGTCGGTACTGCTGAAACTGATCTTCTCGGTGATGCTCCCGGGCCACCGCAACACCCTCGGCGGGGCCAGCTCCGGCGTGCTGCGCAAGTTCCTGCTCGCCGAGGACTGCGGGCACGTCGCCCTGGAGTGGCAGCACACCCTCACCGGCGAGCTGGTCGTGGTCGGCAAGGTCAGCGAGTGGCGCGGCCGGCAGGTCTCGTCCGACCCGCGGAAGTTCGCCGAGGCGTGGTACTCCTTCCGCCCCGGTCCCGGCCTCGGCCTGGACTCGCTGCCGGTCGCCGAGGCCACCGCGGTCCGGCCCCCCGTCGAGGGCACGTCCGGCGCCCGCGGCCGCCGCCGCACCATGAAGGGCTTCCGCGACGCGCTGACCGAGGCCGGCAAGGCGTACCCGCACCTGGAGGTCGTCTGGGAGGAGATCCACGACCGCTGGAACGAGCACCTCGGCGACCTCGGCCTCGACCCCGAACTCTTCCGCTACCAGCGGGAGATGAACGCCGACGAGGGCGAGGCGGCCGGACTGTTCGCGGTGAAGAAGGACTCCGACTTCACCGACCTGCTGCTGCGCGCGGTCACCGACACCCGCGACACCGACGGCCTCGCCGACCTGGTGCACGGCTTCGCCGGCAAGCTCGGCCGCCGCGCGGAACTCACCGCCGAACGCGACTTCACCGCCGGCTCGCTCGACCTGCTCGACCGGATCGTCGGGGCTGCCGCCGTGCGTGACCAGGCCCGCGGGGTGCACGCCCAGTCCGAGCGCCGCACCCGCGTGCTGACCCGCCGGCTGGCCGCCCGCGCCCGCCAGGAGCGCGGCCGGGCCGCCGAACTCGCCCAGGACATGGCCGACGCCGCACACGCGGTCACCGACACCGAGCAGGCCAGGGCCGGCAGCGCCCGCATCGCGGCCGAACTCGCCTACCGGCACGCCTCACTCGCGCTGGCCGGCGCGGAGAAGGGCGCCGCGGCGCTGCGCCGCGAGCTGACCGACGCCCGTACCCTGCACGCCGCGTGGCAGACCGCCGAGACCGTCCTGCGGCACCGCGCCGCGGGCGACCGGCTGGCGCGGGTCACCGAGGCGATCCGCGCCGCCGAACGCGACGCCGCGCCCGCGCTCGCGGCCCGTACGCAGGCCGCGGCCGAGCTGGTGCGCGCCTTGCAGGGCGCCGCCGTACGGGCCGAGCGCCAGGCCGACGACGAGGAGGAGCGGTCCGCCGGGCTCCAGACCCTCGCCGAGGGCGCCCACCGTGACGCCACCGCCGCCGCCACCGAGGCGCAGCGCGCCCGCAGCGAGAGCGGCCACCTCGGGCAGCGCCTCGCCGAGGTCGAGCAGGAGACCGCCGAGGCGGTACGCGCCGGGTGGCTCGACGACACCGCGCCCGACGCCGACCCGGCCAGGGCCGCACTCGCGGCCGCGGACGCGGAGCGCACCGCGGAGACCCTGGCGCTCGCCGCCGCCGGCACCGCCACCGCGGCGACCGCCCGTGCCCGCGAGGCCGCCGCGGGCGAGGCCCGCGCCGAACTCGCCGCGGCCCGCGCCACGGACGCGCTCACCGCCGCCGCCACCGCCCATCGCGCGGCGCTGGACGCCACCGCGGCCCTGACCACCGATCCGCGGGCGCTGGCGCTGCTGGGGCTCGGCGAGCGGGGCGCCGCGGGCGCCTTCGCCGGCCCGGCGTCCCCGTCCCCCTCGTCCCCGGCGTCCTTGTCCTCTTCCTCCTCGGCCGCTTCCTCGGGAACGGGTCCGGCCGCGGACCCGGCGGGCGGGGGAGCGGGACCCGCGCCTGCCGGCGCGGACGCGGGCGAGGGCCCGGGCGCCCGGCAGGGCGAGGGGCCGTTGAGCGCGCAGGAGCTGGACCGCTTCGCGGAGCCGCTGCGCGAACTCGTCGAGGACGCGGTGGCCACCGCCGAGCGGCAGATGTTCGAGCTGCGGACGGCAGCCGCCGACGACGCGCGCATCCTCGGCGCGCTCGGTGACGGCGGCCTGCTGCCGCCGGGCCCCGACGTGCTGGCCACCGTGGAGTTCCTGGCCGAGCACGGCGTCCCCGCGCTGCCGGGCTGGCGCTACCTCGCCCAGGCCGTCGCGCCGGCCGACCACGCCGCCGTGATGGCCGCGCGTCCGGAGCTGGTCGACGGGGTCGTGGTGACCGACCCCGACTCCTACGCGCGGGCCCGCGAGGCCCTGGCCCAGGCCGCCCTGCTGCCGAGGTCCACGGTCGCCGTCGGCACCGCGGCGGCGCTGCTGGCCCCGCCGCCCGGCGGCACCGACTCCGACGTGTTCCTCGTCCCGCCGAACCCGGCGATGCACGACGAGATGGCCGCCGACGGCGAGCGCCGCGAACTGCGCGGGCGCGCCGCCGCCCGCGAGGAGGAGATCCGCGCGCTCGCCGCCCGGCTGGCGCACGACCGCACCCTGTCCGCGCGCCTGGCGTCCTGGCGCGCGTCCTGCCCGCCCGGGCGCCTGGCGGAACTCGCCGCCGAGGTCGCCGCCGCCCAGGACACCGCCGAGGAAGCCCGCGCCGACCTGGCGGCCGCGCGCGAGGAGCGTGCCGAGGCCGACGCCGCCGCCGCCGAGGCCGGCGCGGACCACGACGCCCGCAGGGCGGCCGCCGAACAGGCCCGCCGCCGCGCCGACAAGCTCGCGGGGCTCGCCCACCGGCTGCGCGAGCGCGCCAACTGGCAGCGCCGGGCCCGCGAACTGACCGCCGACGCCGCCGAGGCCGAGGCCCGCGCGGAGACCTGCCTGGACCGGGCACGGGCCGCCGACGAGGACCGCCGGGCCGCCCAGCGCGCCTCCGACGACGCCCGCCGTACCGCGCGGGTGCTGCGCGCCGAACGCGCGGAGATCGCCGGTGCCCCGGAGGACACCCCCGAACCGGACCCGCGGGAGCCGTCCGCCTCCTCGCTGCCCGCGCTGCGCGAGGCGTACCGCGCGGCCTCGCAGGTCTACGAGCAGGTCGGGGTCGGGGCCGACCTGCGCGCCGAACAGGCCCGCGCGGAGAGCACCGAGAACGCGGCACTCGCCGAACTCGAACGCCTCAGCAACAAGGTCCGCGCCCGCGCGGCGCAGCTCCTCGAAGGCCCCGACGGTTCCGACGGGCCGTCCCGGCAGGCCGCCGCCGGCCGCGCGGAGCAACTGGTGCAGACCCTGGAGTCACGCCAGTCCGCCGCCAGCGAGCAGCTCGGCCGGCTGCGCGCCGAGGCCGAACGCCTCGCCCCCGACGACGGCGACGCGCACGCGGCGCTGACCGACGCCCTCACCCCGCGCGACGCCGACCACGCCCAGCAACTGCTGCGCGCCGCGAACGCCGAACTCGCCACCCACCAGGAGGAGCTGGAACAGGCGAGGACCGCGCACGCCGACATCGTCCGCTCGCACCGCGCGGCCGAGGACGCGGGGAGCGGCTTCGACGAGACCGCCGCCCTGTTGCGCGACCTGTTGCGCGACGGCCCCCAGACGGCGGCCGAGGACGACGAGCCGGAGCCGTATCCCGGCGACCTGGCCGAGGCCCGGCAGGCCGCGGCCGAGGCCCGCCGCGGCCTGCGCGGCTGCGCCGCCGACCTGTCGACCGCCGACGCGCACCTGCGCGACGCCTCCGACGTGCTGATCCGGCACGCCAACGCCGTGCGCTACGAACAGGTCCGCACCCCGGCCCGCCAGCAGATCAGGGAGCTGCCGGCCTCCTCGCTGCCGGAGCACGCCGCGGCGTGGGCCGCGGCGTTCGCCCCCCGGCTGCGCGTCCTGACCGACGAGCTGGACCAGTTGGAGCGCAACCGGGACAGCATCGTGGACCGGCTGCGCGGCCTGGTCGAGTCCTCGCTCGCCACGCTCCGCTCCGCGCAGCGCCTCTCCCGGCTGCCGGAGGGGCTCGGCGAGTGGTCCGGCCAGGAGTTCCTGCGCATCCGCTTCGACGACCCGGACCACGCCCTGCTCACCGACCGGCTCGGCGAGGTCATCGACGAGGCGACCCGCGCCGCCGTCCGGAAGAACTCAGACCTGCGGCGCGACGGCATGACCCTGCTGCTGCGCGGCGTCGGGGCGGCCCTCGAACCCCGCGGCGTCGCCGTGGAGATCCTCAAGCCCGACGCGGTGCTGCGCGCCGAGCGGGTGCCGGTCGGGCAGATGGGCGACGTGTTCTCCGGCGGGCAACTCCTCACCGCCGCCATCGCGTTGTACTGCACGATGGCCGCGCTGCGCAGCAACGACCGGGGGAGGGACCGCCAGCGGCACGCCGGCACCCTGTTCCTGGACAACCCCATCGGCCGGGCCAACGCCACCTACCTGCTGGAGCTCCAGCGCGCGGTGGCCGACGCGCTCGGCGTGCAACTGCTCTACACCACCGGCCTGTTCGACACGACCGCGCTCGCGGAGTTCCCGCTCGTGGTGCGGCTGCGCAACGACGCGGACCTGCGGGCGGGCCTGAAGTACATCAGCGTGGAGGAGCACCTGCGGCCCGGGCTGCCGGTGCCCGATCCACGCGGCGAGCAGGTGCACGGGGAGATCACCGCGACCCGGATGTTCCGCCGCCCGGCGGAGATCTGACGGCGGATACCTGACGGCGGAGATCTGACGGCGCTGGCAGGACGGCGTCCCTGCCGGGGGGTGCCGTCCTGCCCGGGGCACTCACACCCCGCGGGGGTGCGCCGGGCCGCCGCGGTGGACCGGCCCACCGCGTATGTGCGGCGGGGGACCGGGACGGCGGCGGGCGGCGGCCCGCGCCGCACGGCGCTCGCGGCGGCGCTCCCGGCGCAGGGCGCGCGCCGCGCTGCTCGGGCTGGACACCACGCCGTTGCGCTGGTTCCACACCTGGCGGGTGACCCACACGTCGAGCACCGCCCAGCTCGCGACGACGCTGGTGAGGACGGTGGCCAGCGTCATCGGCGCGCTCAGCCAGGAGTCGCCGGCGGCCAGCAGCACACTGGTCAACGCCTCGGTGAGCGCGACCGCGGAGATCAGCACCGCACGCACCGCCGCGGCCCGTACCGGGTCGGGCATCCGCGGGGTCGGTACGGACTGGTCCTCCCACATTGATCGGCTTTCGAACTCCATAGAGGGTCCCTGCCCCGAAACGTCCATGCGCATTCCGCCCGATCCTTCACCCGAACGGGTGGCACTTTCCGGCCAGACCCGGTCAACCCTCCGGACGCACTTTCGAGTTGTCACTGATCCAGTAGTAGGCTCACGCCGTTTGTACGGTACGGACCGATCCCCGTTTCGGGGTGAGACGTTGGGGAGGCCATGCGCTTTCGCGGTACGACGATCCGCCGGAAGATCGTGGCGCTGCTGCTGATCCCGCTGGTGTCCCTCACCGCCATCTGGGTCTTTGCCGCGACGATCACGAGCAGGGCGGTGTTCGGACGGCCCGATCCCCAGCGAATAGCGAACAACGTGCTCTATCCGCTGCAGAACGCGCTGGGCA encodes:
- a CDS encoding helix-turn-helix domain-containing protein; its protein translation is MASDNTIGAGSGRRGNADLTSLSAREWYASELAYRRRQSGMSLVQLAELCLYEQSYLHRLERGQRLGTVEAAAALDRVYGTGDLLVRLWHLAKREAKERPFLGLAPLEAVAACIQEYAISAVPDLLQTRAYAEEQVRAARPGSAEQVEARVAARLTRQERLTDPDPLHYRALIDEAVLRRGARDRQTWTEQVEHLIEAAQWPDVLLHVVPFGAGPQRLPGSLELIYFSHGRTVAYSQSSWSGHFADEPEEVEPLRLAYDVVRDAALTPVESLAFLRTVLSEHTGSTAAEGGTAS
- a CDS encoding DUF6907 domain-containing protein, yielding MSADTVVAVAALRTSGPARTWRISTSNGITAYGYLPAWAHEDPSTSDVDPGLLNVTLADVLHYFHFVDVTGPLAGPEYDADDPGYVPFFCSVECRPHAETAQDRDDGPLFPVLNVQITRDDTVTCQDPAELAALVARLRACTDYLDHHVRPAFTAIREDWDTRHRTPTEPAT
- a CDS encoding helix-turn-helix domain-containing protein produces the protein MCWARRKAGLTKRGLAAAVGISEQLMGEIESGWRNATPPTLAKIAAALNCPLVALERKRPWS
- a CDS encoding biotin-dependent carboxyltransferase family protein, whose translation is MSGAVLTVERAGALTTVQDLGRPGYAHLGVPASGALVRAAHLLANRLVGNPGAAAGLETTVNGCAVRASCPVVVAVTGAACPVRVDGRPAAWGVPVRVPAGAVLDVGTAERGVRAYVAFAGGLDVPAVLGSRATDLLSGLGPAPLSDGARLPLGESRFGPPPYTGDVLPYGGIGAEVVLPLLPGPRADWFAPGAVGALARGRYTVSPASNRIGLRTLGPPVERLRHEELPSEGMVSGSVQVPPDGRPVVFLADHPTTGGYPVIGVVPAAALPAAAQAAPGTPLRFAPAVRTPR
- a CDS encoding 5-oxoprolinase subunit B family protein; translation: MRALPAGEAAVLVEVADGEQAQALHAELERRRAAGELGMVTEVVPAARTVLVDGLADPRAFAADVVRWRVPPLAPAATGAVELAVRFDGPDLAEVADRWGMSPADVAATVTGTAFRVAFCGFSPGFGYLTGLPPELAVPRRASPRTSVPPGSVGLAGPYAGVYPRASPGGWQIIGTTDAVLWDAGRDPAALLAPGTAVRFTAEDAVGPAAAPAAGR
- a CDS encoding 5-oxoprolinase subunit PxpA produces the protein MAQAAVARGAIDLNADLGEGFGRWRLTDDEALLSVVTSANVACGFHAGDPATMRRVCGRAAERGVRIGAQVSYRDLAGFGRRAMDVPADELAAEVAYQIGALEVFARAEGAVVAYVKPHGALYNRAVHDEEQAEAVVAGVRLAGALPVLGLPGSRLLAAAGRAGLAAVPEAFADRAYTGAGTLVSRREPGAVVEDADAVVARSVGLARDGRVTALGGEVVEVAARSLCVHGDTPGAARLAARVRAALEGAGLRMEAFA